In a single window of the Acidobacteriota bacterium genome:
- the rpiB gene encoding ribose 5-phosphate isomerase B encodes MKVAIAADHAGYEEKENIKNVLDELGVEYMDMGTNSPDSVDYPDFARKVAESVARGDFDEGILVCGSGTGMAISANKVRGIRAAVAWNEETAQLARLHNDANILAIGARTTPKGTIPDIVKAWFTTDFEGGRHANRVKKISEIEIDHR; translated from the coding sequence ATGAAAGTTGCGATCGCCGCCGACCATGCCGGCTACGAGGAGAAGGAGAACATCAAGAATGTTCTCGATGAGCTGGGTGTCGAGTACATGGATATGGGAACGAATTCGCCCGATTCCGTTGACTATCCTGATTTTGCACGAAAGGTCGCCGAATCGGTCGCACGCGGCGATTTCGATGAGGGAATCCTCGTCTGCGGTTCCGGTACGGGTATGGCGATCTCTGCGAACAAGGTCCGAGGAATTCGCGCGGCCGTAGCGTGGAATGAAGAAACCGCGCAATTGGCACGTCTGCACAACGATGCAAACATACTCGCGATCGGTGCCAGAACAACGCCTAAGGGCACGATCCCCGATATCGTAAAGGCGTGGTTCACGACCGATTTTGAAGGCGGCCGCCACGCGAATCGAGTGAAGAAAATATCGGAGATCGAGATAGACCATCGTTGA
- a CDS encoding UbiX family flavin prenyltransferase has translation MELTVAITGASGTIYAKRTLQLLAESGEVEQINLIMSGTAAIVAQVELSVNLKEPTAEKFNEWLGLDAGSKLIRFWRLDNLAAKPSSGSHKQDGMIIVPCSMGTLGAIASGAGTNLIHRAADVCLKEGRKLIIVPRETPYNAIHLENMLRLSHAGASILPASPGFYHRPKSIEELVDHLCYRILDQFGISHSRKTQWTGEEVSDE, from the coding sequence ATGGAATTGACCGTCGCCATTACGGGTGCTTCCGGCACGATATATGCGAAACGAACGCTGCAGCTTCTTGCTGAAAGCGGCGAGGTCGAGCAGATCAATCTGATCATGTCAGGCACTGCGGCGATAGTGGCACAGGTTGAGCTTAGCGTAAATTTGAAGGAGCCGACGGCGGAGAAATTCAATGAGTGGTTAGGGCTCGATGCCGGTTCCAAGCTGATACGCTTCTGGCGGCTCGATAACCTCGCGGCAAAGCCGTCGTCCGGTTCTCACAAGCAGGACGGCATGATCATTGTGCCGTGTTCGATGGGCACGCTTGGCGCGATAGCGAGCGGTGCAGGGACGAATCTGATCCATCGTGCTGCGGACGTTTGTTTGAAAGAAGGCCGCAAACTTATCATCGTCCCGCGCGAAACGCCTTATAACGCGATCCATTTGGAAAATATGCTGAGGCTGTCGCACGCGGGTGCCAGTATATTGCCCGCGAGTCCCGGATTTTACCATCGGCCGAAAAGTATCGAAGAACTTGTCGATCATCTTTGCTATCGAATTCTCGACCAGTTCGGGATATCGCACTCACGGAAAACACAATGGACGGGTGAAGAGGTAAGTGACGAGTGA
- a CDS encoding trypsin-like peptidase domain-containing protein — protein sequence MDSGRKVLLLTLLVLLTASGSVFPQEYLPELVRRIKPSAVAIETYDSRDTSLSRGSGFFVAPDRVITNRHVIDRAARAEVHLQNGRKFPVRGVLAVDGEGDLALLRVEVPRDMAIPLPIIMSVPQEGQSIVVVGNPLGLEGSVSNGIVSAVREIAGYGRIIQITAPISPGSSGSPVVNMMGQVIGVATLQAAEGQSLNFAVPSERIFQMRVGEVQSFASLAAETQRNKRSAAERSYSQGLAQLSRDDYARALPFFEKAAEIDPNYAEAWYQAGFCYGILGRHADSLRASKQAARLRPDWAAAYVNIGASSFALGQFREAADAYRQALRYDEDNYEIHFSLGLTFGKLNRADEEILSYRRAIALKPDHAAALEKLGSALFQKRRFAEAAAVYEELRAYKPDARTYNSIGECYFELNRFDESIDAFNAALGYFSNFDQARFNLGRAYLKTGNREMALAQYDILKNSSSEWADRLYVLLNP from the coding sequence ATGGATAGTGGTCGCAAAGTCTTACTGTTGACGCTTCTGGTGCTCCTGACGGCGTCCGGCAGCGTGTTCCCGCAGGAATATCTGCCTGAGCTTGTGAGGCGTATCAAGCCTTCAGCTGTTGCGATCGAGACTTACGACAGCCGCGATACGTCGCTGTCACGCGGCAGCGGATTTTTTGTCGCGCCCGACCGTGTAATAACGAATCGTCATGTCATCGACCGTGCGGCAAGGGCCGAGGTGCATCTGCAGAACGGTAGAAAGTTCCCGGTTCGCGGCGTTTTGGCAGTTGACGGTGAGGGCGACCTAGCTCTGCTGCGTGTCGAAGTGCCGCGGGATATGGCGATACCGCTGCCGATCATAATGTCGGTTCCGCAGGAAGGGCAGTCGATCGTCGTGGTTGGAAATCCGCTCGGTTTGGAAGGCAGCGTCTCGAACGGCATCGTTTCCGCAGTTCGTGAAATTGCAGGATATGGCCGCATCATTCAGATCACGGCGCCGATCAGCCCCGGTTCTTCGGGCTCGCCGGTCGTAAATATGATGGGGCAGGTCATCGGCGTGGCAACACTGCAGGCTGCCGAGGGACAGAGTCTGAATTTCGCCGTGCCGTCCGAACGAATTTTTCAAATGCGTGTCGGCGAGGTGCAGTCGTTCGCATCGCTGGCCGCAGAAACGCAGCGGAACAAGCGGTCGGCGGCAGAGCGGTCATATTCCCAAGGACTCGCACAGCTATCGCGCGACGATTACGCGAGGGCATTGCCGTTCTTTGAAAAGGCTGCCGAGATCGACCCGAACTATGCTGAGGCGTGGTATCAGGCCGGGTTTTGCTACGGCATTTTGGGGCGTCATGCGGATTCGCTGAGGGCTTCAAAACAGGCTGCTCGATTGCGTCCCGATTGGGCCGCGGCGTATGTGAATATCGGCGCATCGAGCTTTGCACTCGGGCAGTTTCGCGAAGCGGCGGACGCCTATCGTCAGGCCTTGCGTTATGACGAGGATAATTACGAGATACATTTTTCGCTTGGGCTTACATTTGGAAAGCTAAATCGCGCGGATGAGGAGATACTCTCATACAGACGTGCCATCGCCCTAAAACCGGATCACGCCGCGGCGTTGGAAAAGCTGGGCTCGGCGCTGTTTCAAAAGAGACGGTTTGCTGAGGCTGCGGCTGTTTACGAGGAGTTGAGGGCCTACAAGCCGGATGCCCGCACCTACAATTCGATAGGCGAATGTTATTTTGAGCTGAATCGTTTCGACGAGAGCATTGATGCTTTCAACGCGGCTCTCGGATATTTCTCCAACTTTGATCAGGCGCGATTTAATCTTGGCCGTGCCTATCTTAAGACCGGAAATCGTGAAATGGCGCTGGCCCAGTACGACATTCTGAAAAACTCGAGTTCCGAATGGGCGGACAGGTTATACGTTCTGCTGAATCCATGA
- a CDS encoding SH3 domain-containing protein, translating to MKALRVAGLLVLFSVCGLTLLAQERFVRPVDEASKDASFLAFRNRLITAVDKKDARYIYSIVDPRIQLSFGGDAGLATFKRTWKLESANSEFWKEFGLVIKNGGKFINQPNAPKQFAAPYTFSAWPDEVDAFEYQAIFGFDVNLRERPTTDSRVIDKLSYNMVKVDGQRSITKKSGRFAWYYVETLGGKKGFVSADYIRSPIDLRAGFEKKRGAWRMIFFIAGD from the coding sequence ATGAAAGCGTTAAGAGTTGCCGGTCTTTTAGTATTGTTCAGCGTTTGCGGTCTTACGCTTCTCGCACAAGAGCGATTTGTGCGGCCTGTAGACGAAGCGTCGAAAGATGCGTCGTTCCTTGCGTTTCGCAACAGGCTGATCACGGCGGTCGATAAGAAGGACGCCAGGTATATCTATTCGATAGTCGATCCTCGAATTCAGCTCAGCTTCGGCGGTGATGCGGGCTTGGCAACATTCAAGCGGACATGGAAATTGGAGAGCGCGAACAGTGAGTTCTGGAAAGAATTCGGGCTAGTTATCAAGAACGGCGGCAAGTTCATAAATCAGCCGAATGCTCCAAAACAATTCGCTGCTCCATATACATTCTCAGCATGGCCGGATGAAGTGGACGCGTTCGAATATCAAGCGATATTTGGCTTCGACGTTAATCTTCGTGAACGACCGACCACAGATTCACGGGTCATCGACAAACTTTCGTACAACATGGTCAAAGTTGACGGACAGAGGTCGATCACCAAGAAGAGCGGTAGATTTGCTTGGTATTACGTCGAAACGCTCGGCGGGAAGAAAGGCTTCGTCAGTGCCGATTACATACGCAGCCCGATAGACCTGCGTGCCGGATTTGAGAAAAAACGCGGTGCGTGGCGAATGATCTTTTTTATTGCGGGCGATTAG
- a CDS encoding S9 family peptidase, whose product MKKFMITFLAAVFAAAISISAQQDMKPPVPKKVPSVLKIHGYEIVDNYAWMRDRNDKKDPEIIKYLEDENAYTEHHMGKHKGFVDSLYKEMLGRIKQTDLSVPYKKGNYWYFTKVEEGKQYPTYLRSRTSDGANPEILLDQNKMAEGFQYFAISIFEPSDDGNLLAFATDTTGYRQYLLQVKDLRTGEILSDTIERVTSAEWSPDGKYLFVGQEDEVSKRSDKIWRHELGTKNTELIFEEKDVYFNSGVGRSRDGQMYFIASYAKTSTEYRYLPANAVKNGKFSVLAPRREGHEYYADFDRGEFYIRTNKDAENFKVMSVSQKDPNERYWKAFIPYNPRVKIDGIDFFKDYAVVSELENGLEYLRVMDRRTRRAPMRIPTDESVYTMGLGYNPEYDTLVVRYGYSSMITPNSTYEFDFASRKSKLIKQQEIPSGYDRSKYETVRVWADARDGVKVPVSVMMKKGTKLDGKSPMLLYAYGSYGYSMTPNFSTNRLSLVDRGMIYAIAHIRGGSELGEQWRQDGRMFKKMNTFNDFVDCSKWLIKNKYTSADRLVIQGGSAGGLLMGAVMNQAPELYKAAIVQVPFVDVMNTMIDDTLPLTTEEWVEWGNPRDDKKAWDYMFSYSPYDQIKKMAYPNMLVDISLNDSQVPYWEGAKYAAKIREYKTNDSVVLLRTNMGAGHGGSSGRYDRLKEIAFEYAYALTQVGFEK is encoded by the coding sequence ATGAAAAAATTCATGATCACTTTTTTGGCCGCCGTATTTGCCGCGGCCATTTCTATTTCCGCACAGCAAGATATGAAGCCACCGGTACCTAAAAAAGTTCCCAGCGTTCTGAAGATCCATGGTTATGAGATCGTGGATAACTACGCCTGGATGCGAGATCGAAACGACAAGAAAGATCCCGAGATAATCAAATATCTCGAGGACGAGAATGCCTATACCGAACACCATATGGGCAAACACAAAGGTTTCGTCGACTCGTTGTACAAAGAAATGCTCGGCCGCATCAAGCAGACCGACCTGAGCGTTCCCTACAAGAAAGGGAACTATTGGTATTTCACTAAGGTCGAGGAAGGAAAGCAATATCCGACATATCTTCGAAGCCGGACATCGGACGGTGCAAACCCGGAGATCCTGCTTGACCAGAACAAAATGGCCGAAGGCTTTCAGTATTTTGCTATCTCGATCTTTGAACCAAGCGACGACGGCAATCTGCTTGCGTTTGCAACCGATACCACCGGCTACAGGCAGTATTTGCTGCAGGTGAAGGACCTGCGAACCGGTGAGATACTTTCGGACACGATAGAGCGCGTAACGTCGGCCGAATGGTCGCCCGACGGGAAATACCTTTTTGTGGGACAGGAAGATGAGGTCTCCAAGCGTTCTGACAAGATCTGGCGGCACGAACTCGGCACCAAGAACACAGAGCTTATTTTTGAGGAGAAGGACGTTTATTTTAATTCAGGCGTCGGACGCTCACGCGACGGGCAGATGTATTTCATTGCATCGTATGCGAAGACCTCCACTGAATATCGTTATTTGCCGGCTAATGCCGTGAAGAACGGAAAGTTCAGCGTGCTGGCTCCCCGCCGCGAAGGCCACGAGTATTACGCTGATTTTGACCGCGGCGAGTTCTACATCCGCACGAACAAGGATGCCGAGAATTTCAAGGTCATGAGTGTTTCGCAGAAAGATCCGAACGAGAGGTATTGGAAGGCCTTCATTCCTTACAACCCGAGGGTGAAGATCGATGGGATCGACTTCTTCAAAGACTACGCAGTTGTTTCTGAGCTTGAGAACGGACTTGAATACCTCCGCGTGATGGACAGACGAACGCGTAGGGCTCCAATGCGAATACCGACCGACGAGAGCGTTTACACGATGGGGCTTGGGTACAATCCCGAATACGATACGCTCGTCGTGCGTTACGGCTATTCTTCGATGATCACGCCTAATTCGACCTATGAATTTGATTTCGCATCCCGCAAGTCGAAGCTGATCAAGCAGCAGGAAATACCGAGCGGCTACGACCGTTCAAAATATGAGACGGTTCGCGTTTGGGCCGATGCGCGGGACGGCGTGAAGGTGCCGGTTTCCGTAATGATGAAAAAGGGAACTAAGCTCGACGGTAAGTCGCCGATGCTGTTGTACGCATACGGTTCTTACGGATATTCGATGACGCCGAACTTCTCAACGAACAGGCTGTCACTTGTCGATCGGGGAATGATCTACGCTATCGCACATATACGCGGCGGCAGCGAGCTCGGCGAGCAATGGCGTCAGGACGGTCGTATGTTCAAGAAGATGAACACGTTCAATGATTTCGTTGATTGTTCAAAGTGGCTCATCAAGAACAAATATACCTCCGCAGACAGGCTTGTCATCCAAGGCGGATCGGCCGGCGGCCTGCTGATGGGTGCCGTAATGAATCAGGCACCGGAGCTCTACAAGGCCGCGATCGTGCAGGTTCCTTTCGTTGATGTCATGAACACAATGATAGACGATACGCTGCCGCTCACCACGGAAGAGTGGGTCGAATGGGGCAATCCTCGGGACGATAAAAAGGCGTGGGACTATATGTTCAGCTATTCGCCTTATGATCAGATAAAGAAGATGGCATATCCGAATATGCTGGTTGATATCTCGCTGAATGACAGCCAGGTGCCGTATTGGGAAGGTGCGAAATATGCTGCAAAGATCCGCGAGTATAAGACCAATGACAGCGTCGTTCTGCTGCGCACAAATATGGGCGCGGGCCACGGCGGTTCGTCGGGACGCTACGATCGCCTGAAAGAGATCGCATTTGAGTATGCCTATGCATTGACTCAGGTCGGGTTTGAGAAATAG
- a CDS encoding ABC transporter substrate-binding protein, translated as MSSNDNDTPELRTITLAHSPDSDDAFMFYGLATNKLETEGLKFEHTLKDIQSLNEDAKNGVFDVTAISFHAYSYVADKYALLPHGASIGDKYGPIVVAREPKSADEIGSLKIAVPGEMTSAYLALRIFNRDFEHIVVPFDEIIDAVQHGLADAGLLIHEGQLFYHQKGLHKVIDLGEWWFEKTGLPLPMGGNVIRRDLGPELMEQVSKHLHRSIVYSMENREDALSYAMQFARDMQPELADRFVAMWVNDLTLDYGDRGREAVKLLLDEGHKAGIIPHKVDVEFVG; from the coding sequence ATGTCTTCAAACGATAACGACACTCCCGAATTGCGTACCATCACTCTGGCCCATTCACCCGATTCTGACGACGCTTTCATGTTCTACGGGCTGGCGACCAACAAGCTCGAGACCGAAGGACTCAAATTTGAGCACACTCTCAAAGACATCCAATCATTAAACGAAGATGCAAAGAACGGCGTGTTTGATGTAACTGCTATCTCGTTCCATGCCTACTCATATGTTGCAGATAAGTATGCATTATTGCCGCACGGTGCAAGCATCGGTGATAAGTACGGTCCGATCGTGGTTGCACGCGAACCGAAATCCGCAGATGAGATCGGTTCGTTGAAGATCGCTGTTCCCGGCGAAATGACGAGTGCGTATCTGGCTCTGAGGATCTTCAATAGGGATTTTGAGCATATCGTTGTACCGTTCGATGAGATCATCGATGCCGTACAGCACGGCCTTGCCGATGCAGGGCTGCTGATCCACGAGGGACAGCTTTTCTATCATCAGAAAGGACTTCACAAGGTGATAGACCTCGGCGAATGGTGGTTCGAGAAAACAGGATTGCCGCTGCCGATGGGCGGAAATGTGATCCGCCGCGACCTCGGACCGGAGTTGATGGAACAGGTGTCCAAGCACCTACACCGTTCGATCGTATATTCGATGGAGAACCGCGAAGATGCACTCTCCTACGCTATGCAGTTCGCTCGCGATATGCAGCCGGAACTTGCCGACCGATTTGTCGCGATGTGGGTCAACGACCTTACCTTGGACTACGGCGACCGCGGGAGGGAAGCCGTGAAACTGCTTCTCGACGAAGGCCACAAGGCAGGCATCATCCCGCACAAGGTGGATGTTGAGTTCGTCGGTTGA
- a CDS encoding EAL domain-containing protein, with amino-acid sequence MLTNDKAVNIFIAAATPFALAAVIYSILSITPADIDSGVITLTALTIFCSIYLRIQLPRVNIHLTISDGLIILSLLLYGGGVTVFLAMIETLFASVNLKRNGVAIRPRTILVNVYFAAIAVFAASQAVTYVFGSTELIMQRGEFTSFVWLLGVMALVLFAVNSFLVAVYTALKKEQRFWKVWTENCFDAVLMYVTGALVAGIIVKALEHMNIYLFAAVVAVFGIIYLTFRRFVEDLKKTVEIAREAERERAEQAESHVQELQHYVEELERSGAALQESHENFRHAAFHDALTGLPNRNFFIEALKELLVQSREHAECNFAVLFLDLRSFKTINDSLGHSLGDRLIKNVAKRLSGLIREDDMVGRFGGDKFGIILKDLLSRDEATAFADRLAKRIAEPYTLDGRQVFTSAKIGIAYGNSKYPEAEDILRDADIAMYYAKDNQKDNYVIFDQKMHIRAVTRLQLETDLRFAIERNEFELFYQPIIALETATLVGFEALVRWNHPQRGLVPPNEFIPISETTGLIIPMTVQILHSACTQTVKWQKQLQQGTPLSIAVNLSGKHFAHPALVEQINTVITETGIDPRQLKLELTESAVMENAETAILMLKQIKETGVQISIDDFGTGYSSLSYLHRFPIDQLKVDRSFVSAMEENTENGEIVRTVIALAKALNLKVVAEGIESIHQFHQLRILGCEYGQGYLFSKPLPVAEIERLITDNRRWQNILPASPAEPVPASVGTPRDQNILRIA; translated from the coding sequence ATGCTGACGAACGACAAAGCAGTAAACATATTTATCGCCGCCGCGACGCCTTTTGCATTGGCGGCGGTGATCTACTCGATCCTAAGCATCACCCCCGCGGATATCGACAGTGGTGTAATCACGCTGACAGCGTTGACCATCTTCTGCAGCATTTACCTCAGGATCCAGCTTCCTCGGGTCAATATTCATTTAACGATCTCTGACGGGTTGATCATCCTATCTCTGCTGCTTTATGGCGGCGGCGTTACTGTATTTCTTGCGATGATCGAAACGCTTTTCGCTTCCGTTAATTTGAAGCGTAATGGCGTTGCGATAAGACCCCGCACCATTTTGGTGAATGTATATTTTGCTGCTATCGCGGTCTTTGCCGCTTCCCAGGCTGTAACATATGTTTTCGGTTCGACGGAACTTATCATGCAGCGTGGTGAGTTCACTAGTTTCGTATGGCTGCTCGGCGTAATGGCCTTGGTGCTGTTCGCGGTCAACTCCTTCTTGGTTGCGGTCTATACCGCGCTGAAAAAAGAACAGAGATTTTGGAAAGTCTGGACGGAAAACTGCTTTGATGCGGTACTGATGTATGTTACCGGTGCACTTGTCGCCGGTATCATAGTCAAGGCTCTCGAGCACATGAACATATATTTGTTCGCGGCCGTCGTCGCAGTATTCGGCATCATCTATCTGACGTTCCGGCGATTTGTAGAGGACCTGAAAAAGACCGTCGAGATCGCCCGCGAGGCCGAACGCGAACGAGCAGAACAGGCGGAATCGCATGTGCAGGAGCTACAGCACTACGTCGAGGAACTGGAACGCAGCGGAGCGGCTCTGCAGGAAAGCCATGAAAATTTCCGCCACGCGGCCTTTCATGATGCCTTGACCGGACTTCCAAACAGAAACTTCTTCATTGAGGCCTTAAAGGAACTCTTGGTCCAGAGCAGGGAGCACGCAGAGTGCAATTTCGCAGTACTTTTTCTTGACCTCCGAAGTTTCAAGACCATTAATGACAGTCTCGGCCATTCATTAGGCGACCGGCTCATCAAGAATGTTGCAAAACGCTTGTCCGGCCTCATTAGAGAAGATGATATGGTAGGGCGGTTCGGCGGAGATAAATTCGGAATTATCTTGAAAGACCTTCTCAGCCGCGATGAGGCAACCGCCTTTGCCGACCGTTTGGCGAAACGTATCGCAGAGCCGTACACGCTTGACGGCCGGCAGGTGTTTACCAGTGCCAAGATCGGTATTGCATATGGCAACTCAAAATATCCTGAGGCCGAAGACATCCTTCGCGATGCCGATATCGCGATGTACTATGCGAAGGATAACCAAAAGGACAATTACGTCATCTTTGACCAAAAGATGCACATCCGAGCTGTTACCCGGCTGCAGCTCGAAACAGATCTGCGTTTCGCAATAGAACGGAACGAATTTGAACTCTTTTACCAGCCGATCATTGCTTTGGAGACGGCTACGCTCGTCGGCTTTGAGGCCCTTGTTCGATGGAATCACCCGCAGCGTGGACTTGTCCCGCCGAATGAGTTCATTCCGATCAGCGAGACGACCGGCTTGATCATTCCGATGACGGTCCAGATCCTTCACTCGGCATGTACACAGACGGTGAAATGGCAAAAGCAGCTCCAGCAGGGAACACCGCTAAGCATTGCGGTCAATCTCTCGGGCAAACACTTCGCACACCCGGCGTTGGTCGAGCAGATCAACACTGTCATTACCGAAACAGGTATCGACCCACGCCAGTTGAAGCTTGAACTAACAGAAAGCGCGGTCATGGAAAACGCCGAAACTGCTATCCTGATGCTAAAGCAGATAAAAGAAACCGGCGTGCAGATCAGCATCGATGATTTTGGTACTGGATATTCTAGCCTTAGCTATCTGCACCGGTTTCCTATCGATCAGCTCAAAGTTGACCGTTCATTCGTTAGTGCGATGGAGGAAAATACCGAGAACGGAGAGATCGTCAGAACTGTCATCGCCCTCGCGAAGGCATTGAACCTGAAAGTAGTTGCAGAGGGAATCGAAAGCATACACCAGTTTCACCAGCTTCGTATCCTCGGCTGCGAATATGGCCAAGGATATCTGTTCTCGAAGCCGCTGCCCGTCGCTGAGATCGAACGTCTGATCACGGACAACCGCCGCTGGCAGAACATTCTGCCCGCGAGCCCGGCCGAACCTGTGCCGGCATCCGTCGGCACACCGAGAGATCAAAACATTCTTCGTATCGCCTGA
- a CDS encoding class I SAM-dependent methyltransferase gives MLDPTQRFSDRVDDYVKYRPSYPVGAIEAIIREAGLSAVSTIADIGCGTGISSRPFLERGIRVIGIEPNDAMRAAAKEYLAGFDNFSTTAAAAEKTGLSNDSVDAVIAAQAFHWFDQAKTLKEFRRILRPGGSIVLMWNERLLDATEFLREYEGLLLRYATDYSEIRHDKFGPDAVGKFFDAPFELFEFKNIQSLDLEGVIGRVRSSSYMPAADSPVYGELIDSLQALFAKHAENDRIEIFYDTRVYISRL, from the coding sequence ATTTTGGACCCGACACAAAGGTTTTCGGACCGTGTAGATGACTATGTAAAATACCGCCCTTCGTATCCGGTAGGCGCGATAGAGGCGATCATTCGCGAAGCCGGCCTGTCTGCGGTTTCGACGATCGCGGACATCGGATGCGGCACGGGCATCTCATCGCGGCCTTTCCTCGAACGCGGCATCCGTGTCATCGGCATCGAACCCAATGACGCAATGCGTGCTGCAGCGAAGGAATATTTGGCGGGCTTTGACAATTTTTCGACTACGGCGGCGGCAGCCGAGAAAACCGGACTAAGTAATGATTCCGTTGATGCTGTCATCGCAGCACAGGCGTTCCATTGGTTCGATCAGGCGAAAACGCTTAAGGAATTTCGCCGGATCCTGCGTCCCGGCGGAAGCATTGTGCTGATGTGGAACGAGCGGCTGCTCGATGCGACCGAGTTTTTGCGGGAATACGAAGGACTGCTTCTGAGATATGCTACCGATTACAGCGAGATCCGGCACGACAAGTTTGGCCCCGACGCCGTGGGCAAATTTTTCGACGCGCCTTTTGAGCTGTTCGAATTCAAGAACATTCAATCGCTCGATCTGGAAGGCGTCATCGGCAGGGTCAGGTCGTCATCATATATGCCGGCCGCTGATTCACCGGTTTATGGCGAATTGATCGATAGCCTGCAGGCGTTGTTTGCCAAACACGCCGAAAACGATAGAATTGAGATTTTCTACGACACCCGCGTTTATATTTCGCGGCTATGA